The region TCGATCTGAGCTTCACCGATCAAAAGACGCTCAATCGTCGGTCGACGGCCGCTCAGCGGAAGGACGAGTACAAGGTGGACTCACTGTCCGACAGTGAAGCGTGGCGACTGGAGCTGGAACGTGTGCTACCACAGCTGAAGGTGGTCGTGAAGACGGATCCACGCGATTGGCGAGCACATCTCGAGCAAATGCGTACCCTGCGCAGCAATATCGATACGGTAGGTATGGGTGTCCTTCCAGAGAATGCCAGATCCTAGACTGCGGGTCCATTTTTCTACGTACAGGCTACCGAAGAAACGGACAGTCAGCTAAAGAAACTCCAAACGGACATTGGTTACGTAATGGAGAAGCTGGAAAGCCGCGAAAAGCACCTGAACAACGATCTGAAGGAGCTGATCGCACAGTACAAAGAAGTGCTGATCGGGTACAATCAGGTGAGCGGACAGTTGAAGCAGCTCGAACAGGAGAAGGCTAACAACGAGCACGAACTGACGAAGATCACCAACGAGCTGGAGAACGTCAAGATACAGATGGAGCAGCGGGGCAACTCTATGACCGATGGCAGTAAGTTGGCGACAGAGCAATCCATCCGCATTCTCTTCACTAAACCATCCCAATTCCTCTCTGCCAAGGTCCTCTCATCAACATCAAAAAGGCAATCTTTCGCATCAAGGAGGAAATTTGCGAGATGGACATCAAGATCGGGGTGATGGAGCATTCGCTGAACACGGAAATCCTCCGGCAGAGTGCACAGTACGCCGAGCTGGACTCACTCGTTATGGCCACCCATTAACCATGTCGGATgtgagaaagggaaaggaaagcacACCTTTTTGGAGGTTCATGTTGCAATAAACCTGCTTTCGAGATTCTATCTAACATGCAAACCCGCGCACGAAGTGGAACAACTTGCAGCACGGCAGGGCTACGCATTATTGTCTAGAGAAACATGGCCATAAATTTACCGACGATCGAAATGTTTGTTTAAGCTTTCCTCGTATATTGGCGTTGCGTTGTTCTACTCCGAGATACACGCTCGCCAAGCACCGGGCCGATCCCTACAACTCGTCCAGATAATTGCACGGTTTCGGAGCATCGGTGAATAACAAGCCACAGGGGATGCAGCACCCTGTCTTCTCTGCCTGCTTTTTGTTCCCTGttgcccccctttttgcccgCCAGAATTCAGTTAAAAAAGGATATGCGAAACAGATGCGATCGAGGAACGATCCGAACCCCCTAATCATCATGTTTACATAAAATGGAGGACCCTGTCGTTGCAAGGTCTGCGTGTGCGAATTCTCGTCCTCGGTCTTGGGGAGAATATAAAAAAGGAGCGAGCATGCGACCAATCCCAGGCAGAAGGGTGGTATGGGGTCACGATTCTTCCTTCCCGTTTCGATGATCATGGGCGATCTCGTTAGGAGATACAATTATAGGCGATCAGGGATCCAAAACATGGGCCGAATAGGAGCAAAAACCGCTTGCGATCCTTGTGAGGCAGCATCATGGCAACAGCCAGCACGCGATGTGCACAAAACCCAAGAGATCTTAAGATCTGATGGTCTGTTGCTGGCTTCTTGACTTTTGTGAAGAAGAACGGAGTGCCTGGAGTACAccgcgagaaaagaaaagctaaatggttttttctttGATTCCTTTTATTTATACAACTATTCTCGATTTGTTCGTATTCTCTCTTCCACTAGAGCCCAGTTACCTGCCACTAGGTATCTTCTCTTTTGCATTCAAACACAtccatttgtttgctggtggAGGAGCAGAGCAGTTGCGGTTGCAGTTTGTCGTTGAACAGTAATAGTAAACTTGGTAGCAATAGTAGCGATTGCATTAACCTTAAAACCTTGCAACTAAATCTCGCATATCTCGGCACGAGAAACTGCCCGACATTTCAGGCTGTACCATTCACTCTGACTTACAAACTATGAAGTTAGCACAGTTATGGCTGCGAGACCGACATCTTCAACCTGCTTCTGATCAGCCCTACAAAGCGCAGAGTTTGCGTTTCGAACCAACCATTCGATACATCACTCGTGCTAGTGTTCATTTCTACTGGGTAGTGGGTAGTGCTACCCGACAGCCAATACATTCCGAGGCGATTCCTACTAAACCAACTCCTAACATTCGAATCTTACCATCAGCGCCGCAAGCTTtcacaaaatgcaaaaccaatcCACTAGTTTTGCTTTACTATAACAATCACGATCCTTTTTCTGCTGCCCATTGATCCTGATCGGTAatcatacacacatacacacaagcCTTAACACAAACGATTCCTCACCACcggcatcatccatcatctttCGCGTTGTTTACATATTGCTAACCACATTATCGCAGCTTTTTCCTTAcggttttcttgttttttgcgTTGCATTCACACGTATGACACGCATTCGTAtgacatttccatttcttttcagGTCCCCGTCAGCCATTTTACCGATAAGCgtaaatcctttttttagttttctttaaGTTCCTTATCGGCTACTTCGAAGTTCACTTCTCTATACTTACATGCTAAAACTTTTCTGTGagttttcgattctttttaatgttttttgtttgttttgttcttagTTTTTGCTCCACCCATTCTATCATATTTGTTtccttactttttttttcgcctttgtCTCACTTGAACAATAGTTACCATAGTCGCCTACACTCGACCAACGATTCGCCTGTAGCTTCTCAGCAGTCGACGAAGTCGGAAGCCAGCCGGTGCCGATAGTGCTCTGACAGATGCGTCGTGTGCATGAAATTATCCCCAAACGAAGTACAACGGAGTGATATGAATTCTCCCGATGAAAATCGATGGGATGAACTGTCTTTACTAAAAACACTCCATGCTCGATAGCAAACGAGAATGTTTTGTTAACGAGTGCGTTagaggttttgtttttataagAAAGATGTGCCATTTGTTGCAGATTGTTAGAAAACAACGTAAAGTAGCATTGCTAGAGCACTAACTTATATTGGTCAAACAGTTCAAACGGTTTAGAATGGATCTGCTAGAGGTGTGCATTGCAATTAAGTTTCCTGGAAAACAGCCAAGAAAGTAAAACAcagtttaatgaaaaaaaaaatattattctaTAGCGTTTGCAGAGACTTGTGTAGAGGCTTGCACGCTAAAATCACACAGGATGGTTATCTCTCCCACGCGATAAACTGATGCAGTAACAAAATGTATGATAAACTGTCGTTAATACAGCGAATAATGATTCTTGTGTTTAGAAGTAATAGTTTAAAATTTTACTTTCATTGCTGCAATATAAATTGAAACACATTAATAGACTAAAATTCAGATACACACCAAATACATAGCATGTCATGAGTGCACACTTTAAAAGGCCTACAcaaattttgtttaatttatgatttgttaTTCTGATGGCGAATAGAACATAGAAGCTATTGCACAAACGGTGTGTTGATAGACAACTGTGCATATCCAGCacagaaattaaaaaagatgaTATTAAAAATTTGCTCATTGAAATGAGATGCACTAGAGACTGAAGATTAAGATATTGCACCCCATGGTGTC is a window of Anopheles aquasalis chromosome 2, idAnoAquaMG_Q_19, whole genome shotgun sequence DNA encoding:
- the LOC126570640 gene encoding intraflagellar transport protein 57 homolog, which translates into the protein MFRNEYNLAMERDQGGVSSVSSFQVDDLMEKLKLLNYERLLLREMKMKQINRYYFLRSFNPGEQFFMFTSICAWLIRKIGKTFDQPQEFDDPNIVISRIIKVLQEMDVPTDFQTNRLIQGAGPICVYIMDALATQALKLTKFQIKRPECRKEDDPMVDLIENDSEIILEKVEEEQMAGMSDESEDERNAMFDLSFTDQKTLNRRSTAAQRKDEYKVDSLSDSEAWRLELERVLPQLKVVVKTDPRDWRAHLEQMRTLRSNIDTATEETDSQLKKLQTDIGYVMEKLESREKHLNNDLKELIAQYKEVLIGYNQVSGQLKQLEQEKANNEHELTKITNELENVKIQMEQRGNSMTDGSPLINIKKAIFRIKEEICEMDIKIGVMEHSLNTEILRQSAQYAELDSLVMATH